One part of the Sebastes fasciatus isolate fSebFas1 chromosome 8, fSebFas1.pri, whole genome shotgun sequence genome encodes these proteins:
- the cd63 gene encoding CD63 antigen translates to MAVAGGMKCVKYLLFFFNFIFWLCGLALIVVGILVQVGLHRSLKIKDASASGVPIVIIGVGVVIFFIAFFGCCGAWKENYCMVTTFAVLLFLIILVEIAAAIAGYIFRNKLKDIVQDSLTDMISGYKNGTAEFKTTMDKLQEDFKCCGVNSSADWRDFGPDGKTVPDSCCVIVAAKCGVGTMTDAAKVHQQGCHDALENSLKKNLLWVIVAALVIAVLQIMGLVFACLLMRGIRSGYEVM, encoded by the exons ATGGCAGTTGCGGGGGGAATGAAATGTGTCAAGTacctgcttttctttttcaacTTCATCTTCTGG TTATGTGGCCTGGCATTGATTGTCGTGGGAATCCTGGTTCAGGTGGGTTTACACAGAAGCTTGAAGATCAAGGATGCGTCAGCCTCAGGAGTTCCCATCGTCATCATCGGAGTCGGTGTGGTGATCTTCTTCATCGCCTTCTTCGGCTGCTGCGGTGCCTGGAAAGAGAACTACTGCATGGTCACCACG TTTGCCGTCCTTCTCTTCCTGATCATTCTTGTGGAGATTGCAGCTGCGATCGCTGGATACATCTTCAGAAACAAA CTCAAAGACATCGTCCAGGACAGCCTCACTGACATGATTTCCGGTTACAAGAACGGCACCGCTGAGTTCAAGACCACCATGGACAAACTGCAGGAGGAC TTCAAATGCTGTGGTGTGAACAGTAGCGCTGACTGGAGAGACTTCGGACCTGATGGAAAAACTGTGCCTGACTCCTGCTGTGTGATCGTCGCCGCCAAATGTGGAGTCGGCACCATGACGGACGCTGCCAAAGTGCACCAGCAG GGTTGTCATGATGCTCTGGAGAACTCCCTGAAGAAGAACCTCCTGTGGGTGATCGTGGCAGCTCTGGTTATCGCCGTCCTGCAG ATTATGGGCCTGGTGTTCGCCTGCTTGCTGATGAGAGGAATCCGCAGCGGCTACGAAGTCATGTGA